A region of the Candidatus Methylomirabilota bacterium genome:
CATCCCAAGTCCACGGCGCTCTTCGAGCACGAGTACCGGATCGAGCTCTCGCGCGCGGCCTGGCAGGCACTCAGCCGGAACGTCGGGCAGTGCCTCCGCAACTTCTTCCGCCTGCCGCTCACCGCCGAGATCAAGAAGTCCGAGCCGGCGCACTGGTCCATCGAGCACTGGTCGAAGGTCTTCGCCTTCGAAGGCACGTCGGTCTGGGTCGCGCCCGACTTCGGCTACTGGACCGGCACGGGGCGCCTCGCGCTCGTGGACTGGAAGACGGGCGGCGCGAACCCCGAGGCCGCCGCCTTCCAGCTCGGCTGCTACGCGCTCTACGCCCACGAGGTCCTCGGCGTCGAGCCGGCGCGCGTGGACCTGCTCGAGGCGAACCTGCGCGAGCCCGAGGTGACGCCTCATCGCTGGAGCGACGCGCGGCTCATGGAGATCAAGGAGCAGCTCCGGCTGTCCGTTCGCTCCATGAAGGCGTACCTCGTGGACCCCGACGCGAACGTGGCGGTGATCAACGACTTCGAGAAGACGGAGGACCTGCGCATCTGCCGCTGGTGCAACTTCCGGGCGGTCTGCCGCCCCGAGCTCGGCTCGTGACCAGGAGCAGCGCGCCGTGAGAGAGAACACGCTGAAGGCGATCTGGAAGCGGGGCGAGGCGGTCGTGAACGGGTGGTGCTCGATCCCGAGCGCCTTCGCCGCCGAGGTCATGGCCCATCAGGGCTTCGACTCGCTCACCGTGGACATGCAGCACGGCGTCGTGGACTACCAGGTCGCGGTCACGATGCTCCAGGCGATCT
Encoded here:
- a CDS encoding PD-(D/E)XK nuclease family protein, encoding HPKSTALFEHEYRIELSRAAWQALSRNVGQCLRNFFRLPLTAEIKKSEPAHWSIEHWSKVFAFEGTSVWVAPDFGYWTGTGRLALVDWKTGGANPEAAAFQLGCYALYAHEVLGVEPARVDLLEANLREPEVTPHRWSDARLMEIKEQLRLSVRSMKAYLVDPDANVAVINDFEKTEDLRICRWCNFRAVCRPELGS